The Patescibacteria group bacterium genome window below encodes:
- a CDS encoding ATP-binding protein: MIHSISCKNFYSFSEKTSLIFEVNGNAPENNGYFIAKSGARLSKVETVIGPNASGKTNLLKILPFLKWLIIDSFNMKPENPIVVQSFAFGDEKNKPTELSVVFEVDGKVYTYSFTITKEKILTEELKLTSFAKKKKSTKKIFSRNWNNEENGYDFEGDNFDLPKGFEKLLRSNASVIGTAARLNHTESQTIATYWGQIETNVIEAGWIGDHLLPNSIAQLGEAFNFFSENDLLKQEAEKLLSRFDLGLSGFEIRKEKKENGFSLNVRASHFFNGQTQYLPVQYESSGTKQLFVLLKNILAALEKGSIAIIDEFDVNLHPEMVMALFDLFIQPETNPKNAQLLLSTHSHMLLSKLDKYQIVLVEKNENGISEAWRLDEVSDVRSDDNYYSKYIAGAYGAVPKI; encoded by the coding sequence ATGATTCATTCAATTTCATGTAAAAACTTCTATTCTTTTAGTGAAAAAACATCCCTTATTTTCGAAGTAAATGGTAATGCGCCAGAAAACAATGGTTATTTTATAGCTAAATCAGGTGCAAGGCTATCAAAGGTTGAAACAGTTATAGGACCTAACGCATCTGGTAAAACAAATTTGCTAAAAATTTTACCGTTTTTGAAATGGTTGATTATTGATTCGTTCAATATGAAGCCAGAGAATCCTATTGTTGTTCAATCGTTTGCTTTTGGAGATGAAAAGAATAAGCCAACTGAATTGTCAGTAGTTTTTGAGGTTGATGGAAAAGTGTATACCTACTCATTTACCATTACCAAAGAAAAGATTTTAACTGAAGAATTAAAACTTACTAGTTTTGCAAAAAAAAAGAAGTCCACTAAAAAGATTTTTTCTCGCAACTGGAACAATGAAGAAAATGGTTATGATTTTGAGGGAGATAATTTCGATTTACCAAAGGGCTTTGAAAAATTATTGCGCTCTAATGCAAGCGTCATTGGTACTGCTGCTCGACTTAATCATACAGAAAGCCAAACAATCGCAACATATTGGGGGCAAATAGAAACTAATGTTATTGAGGCAGGGTGGATTGGTGATCACTTGCTTCCAAACTCAATTGCTCAACTTGGAGAGGCTTTTAACTTTTTTAGTGAAAACGACTTACTTAAACAAGAGGCGGAGAAATTACTTAGCCGATTTGATCTTGGTTTAAGTGGGTTTGAAATAAGGAAAGAAAAAAAAGAAAATGGTTTTTCTCTAAATGTCCGGGCGTCACACTTTTTCAACGGACAGACGCAATACTTACCTGTTCAATACGAATCATCGGGAACTAAGCAACTTTTTGTATTACTGAAAAATATCCTCGCCGCCCTTGAAAAAGGCAGTATCGCCATTATCGATGAGTTTGATGTAAATCTACACCCTGAAATGGTGATGGCTCTATTTGACCTGTTTATACAACCGGAGACCAACCCTAAAAACGCACAACTTCTTTTGAGTACCCATAGTCACATGCTCTTAAGTAAACTTGATAAGTATCAAATTGTATTAGTCGAAAAAAATGAGAATGGCATAAGCGAGGCATGGCGTTTAGATGAAGTGTCCGATGTACGTTCTGATGATAATTATTATTCAAAATATATCGCTGGAGCGTATGGAGCTGTTCCGAAAATTTAA